Proteins from a single region of Amycolatopsis sp. CA-230715:
- a CDS encoding DUF58 domain-containing protein, with translation MIRLTGRGTATAIGSVAVFTAGLVAGYPVLLAVSAAAFGAVVAAVAIAARRPRVTVARDVYPDRVHRGRPAFARLKVTNPGTRRQPGFTAGDRLGAGFQTVSVRALPPNGQAVHHYELPTETRGRHVVGPLTVDRGDPLGLGTGRLTTGETATLWVHPRVLPMRAITAGHPRHHHEGRSTDDSLHGSLDLRDVREYVVGDEVRHLHWKATARTGQLMVREYVDPDQPRFTALLDTRRGSVRADLFEDAVDLTASLVVSAATADQRCRLVTSCGLDLGTNGGAEAARRMLDELCTLDMTGEHGLGLAPGVLSRSGGGTLVVVLTALADADRAAIAALRPRYSSVIVIVLNGQSGRVPGAKVVPATDAADAARRWNAVVAA, from the coding sequence ATGATCCGGTTGACCGGGCGGGGGACGGCGACGGCGATCGGCTCGGTCGCGGTGTTCACCGCCGGGCTCGTGGCGGGGTACCCGGTCCTGCTCGCGGTGTCCGCCGCCGCGTTCGGTGCCGTCGTCGCGGCGGTCGCGATCGCGGCGAGGCGGCCGCGCGTGACCGTCGCGCGCGATGTCTACCCCGATCGAGTCCATCGTGGACGGCCCGCGTTCGCGCGGTTGAAGGTGACGAACCCCGGCACGCGGCGGCAGCCGGGATTCACCGCGGGCGATCGGCTCGGCGCGGGTTTCCAGACGGTCAGCGTGCGCGCGCTGCCGCCGAACGGGCAGGCGGTGCACCACTACGAACTGCCGACGGAGACCCGGGGGCGGCACGTGGTCGGCCCGCTGACGGTGGACCGCGGCGATCCGCTCGGGCTCGGCACCGGCAGGCTCACCACCGGGGAAACCGCGACGCTGTGGGTGCATCCGCGCGTGCTCCCGATGCGCGCGATCACCGCGGGACATCCGCGCCACCACCACGAGGGCCGGAGCACCGACGACTCGCTGCACGGCTCGCTCGACCTCCGCGACGTCCGCGAATACGTGGTCGGGGACGAAGTCCGGCACCTGCACTGGAAGGCGACCGCCCGCACCGGGCAGCTGATGGTGCGCGAATACGTCGACCCCGACCAGCCGCGGTTCACCGCGCTGCTCGACACCCGGCGCGGATCCGTGCGCGCGGACCTGTTCGAGGACGCCGTCGACCTGACCGCCTCGCTCGTGGTGTCGGCTGCGACCGCGGACCAGCGCTGCCGCCTGGTCACCTCGTGCGGGCTTGACCTCGGCACGAACGGCGGCGCCGAAGCGGCGCGGCGCATGCTCGACGAACTGTGCACTTTGGACATGACGGGGGAGCACGGGCTCGGGCTCGCGCCCGGCGTGCTGTCCCGGTCCGGCGGGGGAACCCTGGTGGTGGTGCTGACCGCGCTCGCCGATGCCGACCGCGCCGCGATCGCCGCGCTGCGGCCGAGGTACTCGTCGGTGATCGTCATCGTCCTGAATGGACAGTCGGGCCGGGTGCCCGGCGCGAAGGTGGTGCCCGCGACCGACGCCGCGGACGCCGCGCGCCGGTGGAACGCGGTGGTGGCCGCGTGA
- a CDS encoding transglutaminase family protein — translation MKARITIACLLLAAALPGLLFAPVFGLAALVPPILVVLAVCGLVAELCLRVDALRPWRPVLALLFGLLGIAEIELGSTTVGGIPTADTVRGLVSGVTESWQLTLQSTWPALPDPQLMLFVPMAVLFAAVLGLELARWSLAALLPSLVVLGLSQAYVALTGSTALFVGLAYAAVAGTLLAVSRPRPEIPSGTARRGATALLVLPTVVLGATAAVVATMAVPVRGDAFSLHQNESVPLPPKRVVNPLDEIAARMRTPGAPVFSYTAAEHVDRWRVAVLDDFDGARWTSTAEYRRMGATVAPPEGLTVRTGTRQADVTVEGGEDLPWVPSQAVPSAVTGVAPLIDERSGMLMVPGGGRAYHLSWREPEVDVDALAGAAIDPAALAGRGLGEVPPDVADLARSAIAGQPPSFRAALVLERYLSQNYQVATGTELPTGNGWQQLRGFLLETKRGTSEQFAASYVAMARILGIPARLAVGYRTPASAPGRPVVVRDGDVFAWPEVAVSGIGWVSLDPTGGAGGSGTAAEGLAKTTAQVRADLPPPQDLRVPPLKPEPGGSAPREDEPGPPFPYLTTAIVLFGLVVLVLAGIPLAKAIRSRRRRRTTGQRAVVAAWWEATDLLRAHGVPFTEGMTVRDLAAAAGPFTEQSVVDGLRWLAHQVDTALWSGRVADDGTGAQAWASVRAIRGGLARLPWQRRLRAQLDPRPLFPPAGPDGRWRRRVRLARPAITRLKALRPSRAVSR, via the coding sequence GTGAAGGCCCGGATCACGATCGCGTGCCTGCTGCTCGCCGCGGCGCTGCCCGGCCTGCTGTTCGCACCGGTCTTCGGTCTCGCGGCGCTCGTGCCGCCGATCCTTGTCGTGCTCGCGGTGTGCGGGCTCGTCGCGGAACTGTGCCTGCGCGTCGACGCGCTCCGGCCGTGGCGGCCGGTGCTGGCGTTGCTGTTCGGCCTGCTCGGGATCGCCGAGATCGAGCTGGGGAGCACCACCGTCGGCGGTATCCCGACCGCCGACACCGTGCGCGGGCTGGTTTCCGGTGTCACCGAGTCGTGGCAGCTCACCCTGCAGTCCACCTGGCCCGCGCTGCCCGACCCGCAGCTCATGCTGTTCGTCCCCATGGCCGTGCTCTTCGCGGCCGTGCTGGGGCTCGAACTCGCGCGGTGGTCGCTCGCCGCGCTGCTGCCGAGCCTGGTCGTGCTCGGCCTCAGCCAGGCGTATGTCGCGTTGACCGGTTCGACGGCGTTGTTCGTCGGGCTCGCGTACGCGGCCGTGGCCGGGACGCTTTTGGCCGTGTCCCGGCCACGGCCGGAAATCCCGTCCGGGACGGCCCGGCGGGGCGCCACCGCGCTGCTCGTGCTCCCGACCGTGGTACTCGGAGCCACCGCGGCCGTCGTGGCGACCATGGCCGTGCCGGTCCGCGGCGACGCGTTTTCGTTGCACCAGAACGAATCCGTGCCCCTTCCGCCGAAGCGGGTGGTGAACCCGCTCGACGAGATCGCCGCCAGGATGCGCACTCCCGGTGCGCCGGTGTTCAGCTACACCGCCGCCGAGCACGTCGACCGCTGGCGCGTCGCGGTGCTCGACGACTTCGACGGCGCGCGGTGGACGTCGACCGCGGAGTACCGGCGGATGGGCGCCACGGTGGCCCCGCCGGAAGGACTGACCGTGCGGACGGGCACCCGGCAGGCGGACGTCACCGTCGAGGGCGGTGAAGACCTGCCGTGGGTGCCGAGCCAGGCGGTGCCGTCGGCGGTCACCGGTGTCGCGCCGCTGATCGACGAGCGGTCGGGAATGCTCATGGTGCCCGGCGGTGGCCGCGCCTACCACCTGAGCTGGCGCGAACCCGAGGTCGACGTCGACGCACTCGCCGGTGCCGCGATCGATCCCGCGGCGCTCGCGGGCAGGGGGCTCGGCGAGGTGCCGCCGGACGTCGCCGACCTGGCCCGTTCCGCGATCGCGGGCCAGCCGCCGTCGTTCCGCGCCGCGCTCGTGCTCGAGCGGTACCTGAGCCAGAACTACCAGGTGGCCACCGGAACCGAGCTGCCGACCGGCAACGGCTGGCAGCAGCTCCGCGGTTTCCTGCTGGAGACCAAGCGCGGCACGAGCGAGCAGTTCGCGGCGTCCTATGTGGCCATGGCGCGGATCCTCGGCATTCCGGCGCGGCTCGCCGTCGGGTATCGCACGCCCGCTTCGGCGCCGGGGCGGCCGGTGGTGGTGCGCGACGGCGACGTGTTCGCGTGGCCGGAGGTCGCGGTGTCCGGGATCGGCTGGGTGTCGCTCGACCCGACCGGCGGCGCGGGCGGCTCCGGCACCGCGGCCGAGGGGCTCGCGAAGACCACCGCGCAGGTGCGGGCCGATCTGCCGCCGCCGCAGGACCTGCGGGTGCCGCCGCTCAAGCCGGAACCCGGCGGATCGGCGCCGCGCGAGGACGAGCCAGGGCCGCCGTTCCCGTACCTCACCACCGCGATCGTCCTTTTCGGACTCGTCGTGCTGGTGCTCGCGGGAATCCCGCTGGCGAAGGCGATCCGGTCGCGCCGTCGCCGCCGGACGACCGGGCAGCGCGCCGTGGTGGCCGCGTGGTGGGAGGCCACGGATCTGCTGCGGGCGCACGGCGTCCCGTTCACCGAGGGCATGACCGTGCGGGATCTCGCCGCCGCGGCCGGGCCGTTCACCGAACAGTCCGTTGTGGACGGACTGCGCTGGCTGGCGCACCAGGTGGACACCGCGCTGTGGTCCGGCCGCGTCGCCGACGACGGCACCGGCGCGCAGGCGTGGGCCTCGGTGCGGGCGATCCGCGGTGGACTGGCGCGGTTGCCGTGGCAGCGGCGGCTGCGCGCGCAGCTGGATCCGCGTCCGCTGTTCCCGCCCGCCGGGCCGGATGGGCGGTGGCGGCGGCGGGTGCGGCTGGCCCGTCCGGCGATCACGCGGTTGAAGGCGCTGCGGCCGAGCCGGGCGGTGTCGCGCTGA
- a CDS encoding TetR/AcrR family transcriptional regulator gives MNTSKRSDAEQNHARILAAARAALAESSDATLNSIAKRAGVGQGTMYRHFPNREALLVAVYHQDIREVIDAAPALLAANPPFEALRRWFDRLAAYGRIKHGVAQAVEAATRADLSTTYYREVADVITLLLDAGKADGTVRQDVDADEVLLLVGFLWRMDNHDWEARSAHLLDLVLDALRRPERT, from the coding sequence GTGAACACGTCGAAGCGTTCCGATGCCGAGCAGAACCACGCTCGCATCCTGGCCGCCGCGCGCGCCGCGCTGGCCGAATCGAGCGACGCGACGCTGAACTCGATCGCCAAGCGCGCCGGTGTCGGCCAGGGCACGATGTACCGCCACTTCCCGAACCGGGAGGCGCTGCTGGTCGCGGTCTACCACCAGGACATCCGCGAGGTGATCGACGCCGCGCCCGCGCTGCTCGCGGCGAACCCGCCGTTCGAAGCGCTGCGCCGCTGGTTCGACCGCCTCGCCGCGTACGGCCGCATCAAGCACGGCGTCGCGCAGGCCGTGGAAGCGGCCACCCGCGCCGATCTCTCCACCACGTACTACCGCGAAGTGGCCGACGTGATCACCTTGCTGCTGGACGCGGGCAAGGCGGACGGCACGGTGCGCCAGGACGTGGACGCGGACGAGGTGCTGCTCCTGGTCGGTTTCCTCTGGCGGATGGACAACCACGACTGGGAAGCGCGCTCGGCGCACCTGCTCGACCTCGTGCTGGACGCCCTCCGGCGGCCCGAACGGACCTGA
- a CDS encoding protein kinase domain-containing protein: MNPGGALTELRRGPVATLYSGPSGAGFKVFPGRFDRKTLAAAERVRRRLATVPAGTPILPVDAIELLDDGRHALRMELCRGSLATLVAADGPLAVAEVVALGRALSGALAVAHGLGIPHGGVNPNNVLFRAPGQPLLADFGIALRHAFPRDPVHLIEFVSPETLRTDSVDERTDLYGLGAVLHFALTGEPPHPGRLGEQPGERVLRVLNSPVPAINRADVPVGLSTMVARMLAADPANRPSGMAAVAEQFAGMSSTSTPVSVTAPAPVPVPVVPEPPPEPPTVAVLPESNPYQVIEESPEESTTDGSLKLFPEPEQKRGSWPRAPLVAAAAAVILLIAGAVVFVLRSGTDELTTAPRPLPPAPSGTAVPGQAASAKVELADPQDLGDQIVLTWTSDKTLDYAVVIAGDGGTPPNRVMLAQRNHTMRVPVDPVRKYCFLVQGTDQVSVYESQYRAVRGAVCRK; this comes from the coding sequence ATGAATCCCGGCGGCGCGCTCACCGAACTTCGTCGTGGTCCGGTCGCGACCCTCTACTCAGGACCGTCCGGCGCCGGGTTCAAGGTGTTCCCCGGCCGGTTCGACCGCAAGACGCTCGCCGCCGCGGAGCGCGTGCGGCGCAGGCTCGCCACCGTGCCCGCCGGGACGCCGATCCTCCCCGTCGACGCGATCGAGCTGCTCGACGACGGCAGGCACGCGCTGCGGATGGAGCTGTGCCGCGGATCGCTCGCGACACTGGTCGCCGCCGACGGACCGCTCGCCGTGGCCGAGGTGGTCGCGCTCGGCCGCGCGCTGTCCGGCGCGCTCGCCGTCGCGCACGGGCTTGGCATCCCGCACGGCGGCGTCAATCCGAACAACGTGCTGTTCCGGGCGCCGGGACAGCCGCTGCTCGCCGATTTCGGCATCGCGTTGCGGCACGCCTTCCCGCGCGACCCGGTGCACCTCATCGAGTTCGTGTCACCGGAAACCCTGCGCACCGACAGCGTGGACGAACGCACCGACCTGTACGGGCTCGGCGCGGTCTTGCACTTCGCGCTCACCGGGGAGCCGCCGCATCCCGGCAGGCTCGGCGAGCAGCCGGGCGAACGCGTGCTGCGCGTGCTGAACAGCCCGGTGCCCGCGATCAACCGCGCCGACGTCCCGGTCGGACTGTCCACAATGGTCGCGAGAATGCTCGCGGCCGATCCGGCGAACCGGCCGTCCGGGATGGCCGCGGTCGCCGAGCAGTTCGCTGGGATGTCGTCGACGTCCACGCCGGTCTCGGTCACGGCTCCGGCCCCGGTTCCGGTTCCGGTGGTTCCGGAGCCGCCTCCCGAGCCGCCGACGGTGGCGGTGCTTCCGGAGTCGAACCCTTATCAGGTAATCGAAGAATCGCCGGAAGAGTCCACAACGGACGGTTCGCTGAAGCTTTTCCCGGAACCGGAACAGAAGCGCGGCTCGTGGCCGCGCGCCCCGCTCGTCGCAGCCGCGGCCGCCGTGATCCTGCTCATCGCGGGCGCGGTCGTCTTCGTGCTCCGCTCCGGAACCGACGAACTCACCACAGCGCCCCGCCCGCTGCCGCCGGCACCGAGCGGTACGGCCGTGCCGGGGCAGGCGGCCTCCGCGAAAGTGGAGCTAGCCGACCCGCAGGACCTCGGCGACCAGATCGTGCTGACCTGGACCAGCGACAAGACCCTCGACTACGCGGTCGTCATCGCGGGCGACGGGGGAACCCCGCCGAACCGCGTCATGCTGGCGCAACGCAACCACACGATGCGGGTGCCGGTGGATCCGGTGCGCAAGTACTGTTTTCTCGTGCAGGGGACCGATCAGGTCAGCGTTTACGAGAGCCAGTATCGGGCCGTTCGCGGGGCGGTCTGCCGCAAGTAG
- a CDS encoding HNH endonuclease signature motif containing protein, whose protein sequence is MDVLEIPVDRVVADSAERWKRWSRYGDAMLLRQIASMNQEWSRRSVLAWVALSCNCTQAGAERKAALADALTSYLPRTLEALENGLIDEGMAAKVFEATACASQEVAREVDARVKFENKNSASLRRMVNTLLMRVDPEGYEARRRAKTAARMLEIRHGDHGSSTLFAELPSDRAQAIYAACDRDALEEKRQGDKRTMDQLRVDALVERCLGGECGGKPKAQIYVYIDLPTLMGLRNNPGELAGCGEISPEMAREIAFDTNSVWNRIVSEPMTGLPVDMGRKSYRPPAQMRKYIQVLHRTCCMIGCHRPAQYSDLDHAQPWSEGGGTDKVNIRPFCRVHHGLRDEPGWEFHTDANGNTTVIAPDGRTYTDDPTGFI, encoded by the coding sequence GTGGACGTATTAGAGATTCCTGTGGATCGGGTTGTTGCTGATTCTGCGGAGCGTTGGAAGAGGTGGTCTCGGTATGGGGATGCCATGTTGCTGCGGCAAATCGCGTCCATGAATCAGGAGTGGTCGCGAAGATCGGTGCTGGCGTGGGTGGCGTTGTCGTGCAATTGCACGCAGGCGGGGGCGGAGCGGAAGGCGGCGCTCGCTGACGCGTTGACCTCATACCTGCCCCGCACCCTCGAAGCACTGGAGAACGGCCTCATCGACGAAGGTATGGCGGCCAAGGTGTTCGAGGCCACCGCGTGCGCTTCCCAGGAGGTCGCGCGGGAAGTCGATGCGCGGGTGAAGTTCGAGAACAAGAACTCCGCCTCACTGCGCAGGATGGTCAACACGCTCCTGATGCGGGTTGATCCGGAAGGATACGAGGCGCGGCGGCGGGCCAAGACTGCCGCGCGGATGCTCGAAATCCGGCACGGGGATCACGGATCCTCGACCCTGTTCGCCGAACTGCCCTCCGACCGTGCCCAAGCCATCTACGCCGCCTGTGATCGGGATGCGTTGGAGGAGAAGCGCCAAGGTGACAAGCGCACCATGGATCAGCTCAGGGTCGATGCGTTGGTGGAGCGATGCCTGGGCGGGGAGTGCGGTGGTAAACCGAAGGCGCAGATCTATGTCTACATCGACCTCCCGACACTGATGGGCCTGCGGAACAACCCGGGCGAACTCGCCGGATGTGGGGAAATCTCACCCGAGATGGCTCGCGAGATCGCCTTCGACACCAACTCCGTCTGGAACCGGATCGTGTCGGAACCGATGACCGGCTTACCGGTCGACATGGGGCGTAAGAGCTACCGGCCACCGGCACAGATGCGCAAGTACATCCAAGTTCTGCACCGCACCTGCTGCATGATCGGCTGCCACAGACCCGCCCAGTACAGCGACCTCGACCACGCCCAACCTTGGAGCGAGGGCGGCGGGACCGACAAGGTCAACATCCGCCCGTTCTGCCGGGTGCACCACGGACTCCGCGACGAACCCGGGTGGGAATTCCACACCGACGCGAACGGGAACACTACGGTCATCGCGCCCGACGGCCGCACCTACACCGACGACCCCACCGGCTTCATCTGA
- the abc-f gene encoding ribosomal protection-like ABC-F family protein: MRTPRHSDTQLALSEVTLRYNDKIVFDRLSCTVKPGEKIGVIGDNGAGKSTLLRLIAGREQPGNGTVTVSAPGGVGYLPQTLDLPGSATVADAIDLALADLRKLEARIRRAEAALGTATAEEFAAYGELVARYEARDGYRADARVEVALHGLGQPGLDRDRPLGTLSGGQRSRLALAATLASAPELLLLDEPTNDLDDEAVAWLESYLSAHPGRLVAITHDRLFLERVTETILEVDHEHRTVHRYGNGYDGFLAAKAAARARWAREYEDWRVDVARHRVLADANIDRLSAIPRKGPHSMGGSGATRPRSRAHGAMGRIRAARERLRRLTENAVPPPPEPLRFAADIETAPLNGPVAELSEVDFENRLSVRSLRLLPSERLLVTGPNGAGKSTLMRVLAGELAPTAGSARHAGRIGFLRQADRGHADDRTVLAAFAAGRGSAEERVDELLALGLFDRADLGKPVRALSAGQRRRLELARLVTAPADLLLLDEPTNHLSPDLVEDLEQALAGYRGALVVVTHDRRMRANFDGARMELRGGAVAEFSAA; this comes from the coding sequence ATGCGCACTCCGCGCCATTCCGATACCCAGCTCGCCCTGTCCGAGGTTACCCTGCGCTACAACGACAAGATCGTCTTCGACCGGTTGTCGTGCACCGTCAAACCAGGGGAGAAGATCGGTGTGATCGGCGACAACGGCGCCGGGAAGTCGACGTTGCTGCGCCTGATCGCCGGGCGTGAGCAACCGGGCAACGGCACTGTCACCGTGTCCGCGCCCGGCGGTGTTGGCTACCTGCCGCAGACGCTTGATCTGCCCGGGAGCGCGACCGTTGCCGATGCGATCGACCTCGCGCTCGCCGATCTCCGGAAGCTGGAGGCACGCATCCGCCGCGCCGAAGCGGCACTCGGCACGGCGACAGCCGAAGAGTTCGCCGCTTACGGCGAACTGGTTGCGCGGTACGAAGCGCGTGACGGGTACCGGGCGGATGCCAGGGTCGAGGTCGCGCTGCACGGCCTCGGGCAGCCGGGACTGGACCGCGACCGTCCACTGGGGACACTCTCCGGCGGGCAGCGGTCACGGCTCGCGCTCGCGGCGACACTGGCTTCCGCGCCGGAACTGCTGCTGCTCGACGAGCCGACGAACGATCTCGACGACGAAGCGGTCGCGTGGCTGGAAAGCTACTTGAGCGCGCATCCCGGCAGGCTCGTCGCGATCACGCACGACCGGCTCTTCCTCGAACGCGTCACGGAAACGATTTTGGAGGTGGACCACGAACACCGCACCGTGCATCGGTACGGCAACGGATACGACGGCTTCCTCGCCGCGAAAGCGGCCGCACGAGCACGCTGGGCCCGTGAGTACGAGGACTGGCGCGTCGACGTGGCGAGGCATCGCGTCCTCGCGGACGCGAACATCGACCGGTTGTCCGCGATTCCTCGCAAAGGGCCGCATTCGATGGGTGGCTCCGGTGCTACCCGGCCGCGGTCGAGGGCGCACGGTGCGATGGGCCGGATCCGCGCCGCGCGGGAACGGCTGCGGCGGCTCACCGAAAACGCGGTGCCACCGCCACCGGAACCGCTGAGGTTCGCCGCGGACATCGAGACCGCACCACTGAACGGTCCGGTCGCCGAACTGTCCGAAGTGGACTTCGAGAACCGGCTTTCGGTGCGGTCGCTGCGATTGCTCCCCAGTGAACGGCTGCTCGTCACCGGGCCGAACGGTGCGGGCAAGAGCACGCTCATGCGCGTGCTCGCCGGAGAACTGGCCCCCACTGCGGGCTCGGCGCGGCACGCGGGGCGGATCGGGTTCCTGCGGCAGGCCGATCGCGGCCACGCCGACGACCGGACCGTGCTCGCGGCGTTCGCGGCAGGGCGGGGCAGTGCGGAAGAACGGGTCGACGAGTTGCTCGCGCTCGGCCTGTTCGACCGGGCCGATCTCGGCAAACCGGTGCGGGCACTATCGGCGGGCCAGCGGCGCAGGCTCGAACTGGCGAGGCTGGTGACCGCACCGGCAGACCTGCTGCTGCTCGACGAGCCGACGAACCACCTGTCGCCGGATCTCGTGGAGGACCTGGAACAGGCACTCGCCGGCTACCGGGGCGCGCTCGTCGTGGTGACGCACGACCGGCGCATGCGCGCGAACTTCGACGGCGCGCGGATGGAACTGAGAGGAGGCGCGGTGGCCGAGTTCTCGGCGGCGTGA
- a CDS encoding DUF262 domain-containing protein produces MSNLSLAEHPQRFLEVAHHTVSWFWSRLQNEELDMKPPYQRNPVWQESQKALLIDSVLRGYPIPELYLQSSVASTGKELHVVVDGQQRVRACLEFISNKFALNEDSGGSLAGLKFEQLPNSDKRRFFEYKFVVRTLPELRDEQIREIFGRLNRNNVALNRQELRHATYWGSFISCMEDLAKNPFWVNSGIFTSNDIRRMLDVEYVSELASGALYGPQNKKYNLEKFYASFEEEFPDRERVENIFSSVLGELDGLLAWPTKLRWSRKVDFYSLFLTLANRFIDLPFSRGERDRISHRMVSFSEKVDEYLTLSDVGHIRANNHDAAALAYARGVRNSSDLGSRRTRSAALDSYLRGKSFAAEQPFIERRDPLQLLPSSEDLLSTRVKDDPDQEANGGTEAAV; encoded by the coding sequence ATGTCTAATCTAAGCCTCGCGGAGCATCCACAGCGATTCCTGGAAGTCGCACATCACACTGTTTCATGGTTCTGGAGTCGACTTCAAAATGAAGAACTCGACATGAAACCACCCTACCAACGCAATCCGGTTTGGCAAGAAAGCCAGAAAGCGCTTCTGATCGACTCCGTGCTACGCGGGTATCCAATTCCCGAACTCTACCTGCAATCCAGTGTGGCCAGCACCGGAAAGGAGTTACACGTCGTTGTCGATGGTCAGCAGCGAGTGCGCGCCTGCCTCGAGTTCATCAGCAACAAATTTGCCTTGAACGAAGACTCCGGAGGAAGCTTGGCCGGACTCAAGTTCGAACAGCTGCCAAACTCGGACAAAAGAAGGTTCTTCGAGTACAAGTTCGTTGTTCGAACATTGCCAGAACTACGCGACGAACAGATACGAGAGATCTTCGGTCGACTAAATCGAAATAACGTAGCACTAAACAGGCAAGAACTTCGACACGCGACATACTGGGGGAGCTTCATCTCGTGCATGGAAGACCTGGCAAAGAATCCCTTCTGGGTCAATTCTGGCATTTTCACAAGCAACGACATACGACGAATGCTTGATGTTGAATACGTTAGCGAACTCGCCAGCGGCGCGCTTTACGGCCCGCAAAACAAGAAGTACAACCTAGAAAAATTCTACGCTTCTTTCGAGGAAGAGTTTCCGGACCGGGAGCGCGTGGAGAACATCTTTTCCTCCGTATTAGGAGAACTCGACGGACTGCTCGCATGGCCAACCAAACTGCGATGGTCACGAAAGGTCGATTTTTATTCACTTTTCCTCACGCTGGCAAACAGGTTCATCGACCTCCCATTCTCCCGTGGTGAACGGGATCGAATTTCGCACCGAATGGTGAGCTTCTCGGAAAAAGTGGACGAGTATCTGACGTTGAGCGACGTGGGACACATACGAGCTAACAACCATGACGCGGCTGCTCTCGCATATGCTCGTGGCGTCAGGAATTCAAGCGACCTCGGAAGTAGGAGGACAAGGTCCGCCGCGCTCGATTCATACCTTCGAGGCAAATCGTTCGCCGCTGAGCAGCCATTTATCGAACGACGGGACCCACTCCAACTGCTTCCGAGCAGCGAAGATCTGCTCAGCACTAGGGTCAAAGATGATCCGGATCAGGAAGCGAACGGCGGTACCGAGGCGGCGGTTTGA
- a CDS encoding amidase, with protein sequence METDPSTAAELARSVRDGRLDPVDVTKRALHGIAAADRVVGAFRRVRAEEALAEAAEVRDRADLATLPLAGVPVAVKDVTDIAGERASWGSERESPVAKADGEIARRLRRAGAVLVGITRVPELCAWPMSDGPDGVARNPWNPAYTAGGSSGGSAAAVAAGLVPVAHGTDGLGSVRLPSAMCGLVGIKPGAGVIAEPGEAGWFGMSSHGAMATTVTDAALLLSVLAERPDLAELEDPSPLKIALSTTQPTKVPIPRPLAAAVGTTGELLARVGHHLTEATPRYGVEPIVGISTRWFAGPAQQVRDWDRGVLQRRTRPLVRAGAVLNALHLIRPGTKRRWIARAEEFFAEHDVLVTPMLATLPPKAGPWHQRSWLANASPSLRVAAFAGLWNLAGFPALTVPAARHPSGLPIGVQLVAAPGGEARLLGLAAQLERLNPWPRLP encoded by the coding sequence ATGGAAACCGACCCCAGCACCGCGGCGGAACTCGCCCGATCCGTCCGCGACGGCAGGCTCGATCCCGTCGACGTCACCAAGCGCGCACTGCACGGGATCGCCGCGGCGGACCGCGTGGTCGGTGCGTTCCGGCGGGTCAGGGCCGAAGAAGCGCTCGCCGAAGCGGCCGAGGTCCGGGACCGCGCCGACCTCGCGACACTGCCGCTCGCGGGCGTGCCGGTCGCGGTCAAGGACGTCACCGACATCGCGGGTGAACGCGCTTCGTGGGGTTCCGAGCGGGAAAGCCCGGTGGCCAAGGCGGACGGGGAGATCGCGCGTCGGCTGCGGCGGGCGGGCGCGGTGCTCGTCGGCATCACGCGGGTTCCCGAGCTGTGCGCGTGGCCGATGAGCGACGGACCCGACGGGGTCGCCCGCAATCCGTGGAACCCCGCCTACACCGCGGGTGGGTCGTCGGGTGGCAGTGCGGCCGCGGTGGCGGCGGGGCTCGTGCCGGTCGCGCACGGCACCGACGGGCTCGGCTCGGTGCGGCTGCCGTCCGCGATGTGCGGGCTGGTCGGGATCAAACCCGGCGCGGGTGTGATCGCCGAACCCGGCGAGGCGGGCTGGTTCGGGATGTCCTCGCACGGCGCGATGGCCACCACGGTCACCGACGCGGCGCTGCTCCTGTCGGTGCTCGCGGAACGACCCGACCTCGCCGAGCTGGAGGATCCGAGCCCGCTCAAGATCGCTTTGTCGACAACGCAGCCGACGAAGGTGCCGATTCCCCGTCCGCTCGCCGCCGCCGTCGGCACGACCGGTGAGCTGCTCGCCCGCGTCGGCCACCACCTCACCGAAGCGACGCCGCGCTACGGCGTGGAACCGATCGTGGGCATCTCCACGCGCTGGTTCGCCGGACCCGCGCAGCAGGTGCGGGACTGGGACCGGGGCGTGCTGCAACGCCGCACCAGGCCGCTCGTGCGAGCCGGTGCCGTGCTGAACGCGCTGCACCTCATCCGGCCCGGCACGAAACGCCGCTGGATCGCGCGCGCCGAGGAGTTCTTCGCCGAGCACGACGTGCTGGTGACGCCCATGCTCGCGACGCTGCCGCCGAAGGCGGGGCCGTGGCACCAGCGGTCCTGGCTGGCCAACGCGTCCCCGTCGCTGCGGGTCGCCGCGTTCGCCGGGCTGTGGAACCTCGCCGGGTTCCCCGCGCTGACCGTGCCCGCCGCGCGGCACCCGTCGGGCCTGCCGATCGGCGTCCAGCTCGTCGCCGCGCCGGGCGGGGAAGCGCGCCTGCTGGGCCTGGCCGCCCAGCTGGAACGCCTCAACCCGTGGCCGCGCCTGCCCTGA